In Deltaproteobacteria bacterium GWC2_55_46, a single window of DNA contains:
- a CDS encoding chemotaxis protein CheA has protein sequence MELDLGQVRNTFIAESQDLLREMESALLELESDPADQNALNALFRAAHTIKGSSGVLGIGTVERFTHLAENLLDKMRAGEIKASPGNVELLLQCRDHIATLIDRASGDTEELPAEVLRQDSELSERLNACLGAGDSGHQAAAQEQVSEAGHGPSSNTDAWHISIRFGKDVLRGGMDPISFISYLAKMGEITSITTLLCSMPAPAEMDHESCYLGFEIDIKSDFDKQSLYDVFEFVREDSFIHILPPCSRIASYIELINNQPENTLLLGEILVKGGALTREELDSALKMQNERPGSTDRPRIGEILVNEGSTYHEIIDAALEKQKRNKVVSAREAATIRIDAAKLDSLMNLVGELVIAGASIDQHAQRIADTSMQESASMMLRLVEEIRGSAMKVRMVPIGDTFSRFRRVVRDISRDLGKEIELVISGADTELDKNVIEKISDPLMHLVRNAADHGIETPQERGERGKKPSGTICLNACHDAGSIVIEVIDDGKGFDREKIAAKAASLGLITPGQQLTDSEVYKLIFEPGFSTAAEVTKFSGRGVGMDVVRKNIEALRGTIDMESSLDAGTTVRIRLPLTMAIIDGFMVGIGDSPYIIPLDMVVECMELSEEDRKAAGKRNYINLRGEVLPFVRLREFFNQSGDSAKYENIVIVQYSGHKIGLVVDELFGEVQTVIKSLGRAYREVKGISGATILGNGRVALILDVPRLIQSIEALRLSA, from the coding sequence ATGGAACTCGATCTCGGACAGGTAAGGAATACCTTCATAGCCGAAAGCCAGGACCTCCTTCGTGAGATGGAGAGCGCTCTGCTTGAGCTGGAAAGCGACCCTGCCGACCAGAACGCCCTGAACGCGCTATTCAGGGCGGCTCATACGATAAAGGGCTCGTCCGGGGTGCTTGGCATCGGGACAGTTGAGAGGTTCACGCACCTTGCCGAGAACCTTCTGGATAAGATGAGGGCAGGGGAGATAAAGGCGTCACCTGGCAACGTTGAGCTCCTCCTGCAGTGCAGGGACCACATCGCCACGCTGATAGACCGCGCCTCCGGCGATACGGAAGAGCTCCCCGCGGAAGTGCTCAGGCAGGATAGCGAACTTTCGGAAAGGCTCAACGCCTGCCTTGGGGCAGGGGATTCGGGGCATCAGGCGGCGGCCCAGGAACAGGTGAGCGAAGCGGGACACGGGCCCAGCTCCAATACCGACGCGTGGCATATCTCGATAAGGTTCGGGAAAGACGTGCTGAGAGGCGGCATGGACCCGATATCGTTCATCTCGTATCTGGCGAAGATGGGCGAGATCACGAGCATCACTACACTTTTATGCTCGATGCCGGCGCCGGCTGAGATGGACCATGAGAGTTGCTACCTTGGCTTCGAGATAGACATTAAAAGCGACTTCGACAAACAGTCGCTTTACGACGTCTTCGAGTTTGTGCGCGAGGACAGTTTCATACATATACTTCCCCCCTGCAGCAGGATAGCCTCGTATATAGAGCTCATAAACAATCAGCCTGAGAATACGCTCCTTCTGGGCGAGATACTCGTTAAAGGCGGCGCGCTCACGAGAGAAGAGCTCGACTCGGCCCTCAAAATGCAGAACGAAAGGCCGGGATCGACGGACAGGCCCCGCATAGGCGAGATACTCGTAAACGAGGGCTCCACTTACCACGAGATAATAGACGCGGCTCTTGAGAAGCAGAAGAGGAACAAGGTGGTGAGCGCGAGGGAGGCCGCAACCATCAGGATAGACGCCGCCAAGCTCGATTCCCTGATGAACCTCGTAGGCGAGCTCGTCATCGCCGGCGCCAGCATAGACCAGCACGCGCAGAGGATAGCCGATACGTCCATGCAGGAGTCGGCCTCCATGATGCTCCGCCTTGTCGAGGAGATCAGGGGGAGCGCCATGAAGGTCAGGATGGTGCCAATAGGCGATACATTCAGCCGCTTCAGAAGGGTCGTGAGGGACATAAGCCGCGACCTCGGCAAGGAGATAGAACTTGTGATATCCGGCGCGGACACGGAGCTCGACAAGAACGTGATCGAGAAGATAAGCGACCCGCTAATGCACCTGGTAAGGAACGCCGCGGACCACGGCATTGAAACGCCTCAGGAAAGAGGGGAGCGTGGCAAGAAGCCGTCCGGGACAATATGCCTTAACGCGTGTCATGACGCCGGGAGCATAGTAATAGAGGTCATCGATGACGGAAAGGGGTTCGATAGGGAGAAGATAGCCGCCAAGGCCGCCTCCCTCGGGCTCATCACCCCCGGCCAGCAGCTCACAGATTCCGAGGTATATAAGCTCATATTCGAGCCAGGCTTCTCGACCGCCGCCGAGGTCACGAAGTTCTCCGGCAGGGGGGTCGGCATGGACGTCGTAAGGAAGAACATAGAGGCCCTCCGTGGCACTATAGACATGGAGAGCAGCCTGGACGCAGGGACTACTGTCAGGATCCGCCTCCCGCTTACAATGGCGATAATAGACGGCTTCATGGTCGGCATCGGGGATTCCCCTTACATAATCCCGCTCGACATGGTCGTCGAGTGCATGGAGCTTTCGGAAGAGGACAGAAAGGCAGCTGGAAAGAGGAACTACATAAACCTCCGTGGCGAGGTTCTGCCATTCGTAAGGCTACGCGAGTTTTTTAACCAGTCCGGGGATTCGGCGAAGTACGAGAATATCGTCATAGTGCAGTACTCAGGGCACAAGATCGGGCTTGTGGTCGATGAGCTTTTTGGCGAGGTGCAAACGGTCATCAAGTCCCTTGGCAGGGCCTACAGGGAAGTCAAAGGCATCTCCGGGGCGACGATACTCGGCAACGGCAGGGTGGCGCTCATACTCGATGTGCCAAGGCTGATCCAATCCATAGAGGCGCTGCGGCTTTCAGCCTGA
- a CDS encoding chemotaxis response regulator protein-glutamate methylesterase yields MTTNGKIKVLVVDDSAVVRKVLAKIISAEPDLEVIGTAADPYLAAEKIAHELPDVMTLDVEMPRMDGITFLQRIMEQHPIASVVISSLAESGSETAHKALECGAVEIIQKPQLGTREYLEESGIIICDAIRAAAMAKLRKAHAPLQITRKLNADAVLAKTKPTKAMLRTTEKVIVLGASTGGTEAISEFLMSMPLDSPGIVIVQHMPEQFTASFAKRLNDQCAITVKEAQDDDTVIRGRALIAPGNRHMLLKRSGARYYVEIKDGPLVSRHRPSVDVLFRSAAMYAGKNAVGVILTGMGDDGAKGMLEMKDAGAFNIAQDEQTSVVYGMPKEAVKAGAVDCVLPLGEIAARALRECA; encoded by the coding sequence ATGACGACAAACGGTAAGATAAAGGTCCTCGTAGTCGACGATTCAGCGGTAGTGCGCAAGGTGCTCGCGAAGATAATATCAGCCGAGCCTGACCTCGAGGTCATAGGCACGGCCGCCGACCCGTATCTGGCCGCTGAGAAGATCGCCCATGAGCTTCCGGACGTAATGACCCTCGACGTCGAGATGCCTCGCATGGACGGGATCACTTTTTTGCAGAGGATAATGGAGCAGCACCCTATAGCCTCGGTCGTGATATCGAGCCTCGCTGAAAGCGGCTCGGAGACCGCGCACAAGGCCTTGGAGTGCGGGGCCGTAGAGATAATCCAGAAGCCGCAGCTCGGCACAAGGGAGTACCTCGAGGAATCTGGCATCATCATATGCGACGCGATAAGGGCGGCGGCCATGGCAAAGCTCAGGAAAGCGCACGCGCCGCTGCAGATAACACGCAAGCTCAACGCTGACGCCGTGCTCGCGAAGACGAAGCCGACGAAGGCGATGCTCCGCACGACAGAGAAGGTCATCGTGCTCGGCGCTTCGACCGGCGGGACTGAAGCTATAAGCGAGTTTCTCATGTCCATGCCCCTTGATTCGCCTGGTATCGTCATCGTCCAGCACATGCCAGAGCAGTTCACCGCCTCTTTCGCGAAAAGGCTCAATGACCAATGCGCCATCACCGTAAAAGAGGCGCAGGACGACGACACCGTCATAAGGGGCAGGGCGCTTATCGCGCCGGGGAACAGGCACATGCTCCTTAAAAGGAGCGGCGCGCGCTATTATGTCGAGATAAAAGACGGCCCGCTTGTCTCCAGGCACAGGCCTTCTGTAGACGTCCTTTTCCGCTCCGCGGCCATGTACGCCGGGAAGAACGCCGTCGGCGTGATACTTACCGGCATGGGCGACGATGGGGCCAAAGGCATGCTCGAGATGAAGGACGCCGGCGCATTCAACATAGCGCAGGACGAGCAGACCTCTGTGGTCTACGGCATGCCGAAAGAGGCTGTAAAGGCCGGGGCCGTTGACTGCGTGCTTCCGCTCGGTGAGATAGCCGCGCGGGCCCTCAGGGAATGCGCTTGA
- a CDS encoding cation transporter: MADCCDDKACEIEALRGRQGSVLKAVLAINVVMFLAESAAGLIAASTALLADSLDMLGDSLVYGFSLYVIGRGARWQGVSALLKGAIMAGFGLFVLGEAAYKALYPVLPSAVIIGWVGALALFANTVCLGLLWRHRSDDINMHSVWLCSRNDIIANVSVIATAPAVWLSGSRWPDIIVGVLIAFIFLRSSIFVTFRAVRHLNDKSVKHEG, translated from the coding sequence ATGGCGGACTGCTGCGATGACAAGGCCTGTGAGATAGAGGCTTTAAGGGGTAGGCAGGGCTCGGTGCTAAAGGCGGTGCTGGCCATCAATGTGGTCATGTTCCTGGCCGAATCGGCGGCAGGGCTGATCGCTGCTTCTACCGCCCTTCTGGCCGACTCCCTCGACATGCTTGGCGACTCGCTCGTATACGGGTTCAGCCTCTATGTTATCGGCAGGGGCGCCAGGTGGCAGGGCGTGTCGGCTTTGCTCAAAGGCGCCATTATGGCGGGTTTCGGTCTTTTTGTCCTTGGGGAGGCGGCCTACAAGGCGCTTTACCCCGTCCTGCCATCAGCCGTCATCATAGGCTGGGTCGGCGCGTTAGCGCTATTCGCCAATACCGTCTGCCTGGGCCTGCTGTGGAGGCACCGCTCCGATGATATCAATATGCATTCGGTCTGGCTCTGCTCACGGAACGACATCATCGCCAATGTATCTGTCATCGCGACGGCCCCAGCCGTGTGGCTCTCAGGGTCGCGCTGGCCGGATATTATCGTAGGGGTTTTGATAGCTTTTATCTTCCTCCGTTCATCCATTTTTGTGACCTTCAGGGCCGTAAGACATCTCAATGATAAGTCCGTGAAGCATGAAGGCTGA
- a CDS encoding chemotaxis protein CheW → MSMAEVSESMQYLTFRLDDEVFATDITQVREVLDFTAVTRVPRTPDFMRGVINLRGSVVPVVDMRLKFGMSRTEQTVNTCIVIVEIKVDGEALVLGALADSVQEVIELEPSQIEPAPRIGTRLDTGFIKGMGRKDEQFIIILDIDRIFSADELADFGGTTAQSA, encoded by the coding sequence ATGAGTATGGCTGAAGTATCCGAGAGCATGCAGTACCTCACGTTCAGGTTGGACGACGAGGTCTTCGCAACCGACATAACGCAGGTAAGGGAGGTCCTTGATTTTACCGCGGTGACCAGGGTTCCGAGGACGCCTGATTTCATGCGTGGGGTTATAAACCTTCGGGGCAGCGTGGTGCCTGTGGTGGACATGCGCCTCAAGTTCGGGATGAGCAGGACCGAGCAGACTGTTAACACATGCATCGTCATAGTTGAGATAAAGGTAGACGGCGAGGCACTGGTGCTTGGCGCGCTGGCCGACTCTGTCCAGGAGGTCATAGAGCTTGAGCCTTCCCAGATAGAGCCTGCGCCGAGGATAGGGACAAGGCTCGATACCGGGTTCATAAAGGGCATGGGCAGGAAGGACGAGCAGTTCATAATCATCCTGGATATCGACAGGATATTCTCGGCGGATGAGCTGGCAGACTTTGGCGGCACGACCGCCCAGAGCGCGTAA
- a CDS encoding ABC transporter ATP-binding protein (Uup; in Escherichia coli this cytoplasmic protein was shown to contain ATPase activity; mutations in this gene affect RecA-independent excision of transposons and affects Mu bacteriophage growth), translating to MALLNLKKVTMGFGSPLLIDGADLQVESGERLCLVGRNGSGKSTLMKLISGVLLPDGGDITRAPGLKVTMLPQEVPGELNGSVFDCVTGGLGDVHRLVARYHSAVKALEGGGEKAIAELERVHHELESKGGWHANQRVEGVLSRLKLPADAEFSQLSGGYKRRALLGRALVAEPDLLLLDEPTNHLDIESINWLEEFLLGYWGTILFITHDRMLAKKLATRIIELDRGRLMNWQCGYADYLERKESLLHSEARQNALFDKKLAEEEAWVRQGIKARRTRNEGRVRALEEMRRLRVERRELEGTARIRSQEAEFSGKLVIEAKGIGFSYEGSAAGPAIKDFSTLIMRGDKIGIIGPNGSGKTTLLKLLLGKLAPASGSVRLGTRLEVAYFDQHRSVLDEERTVQENIGDGNSQIMIDGEARHVIGYLQDFLFSPDRARTPVKALSGGERNRLMLAKLFARPSNLLVMDEPTNDLDVETLDLLEDLLVEYQGTVLLVSHDRTFLNNVVTSTIVFERGDLNEYIGGYDDWLRQRPAESDAGGVKNVKKEKPKKERGAKLSFKEERELSELPERIEAIEAEEQALYKEMSDPAFYRQGVQTQASAKVRMEEIEELLKALYLRWEELEAVK from the coding sequence ATGGCTTTGCTCAACCTTAAAAAAGTGACCATGGGCTTCGGAAGCCCGTTGCTCATCGACGGGGCCGACCTGCAGGTCGAAAGCGGCGAGCGGCTCTGCCTCGTCGGGCGGAACGGCTCTGGTAAATCGACCCTTATGAAGCTCATAAGCGGGGTTCTTTTGCCAGACGGAGGCGATATCACGCGCGCCCCTGGGCTTAAGGTCACGATGCTGCCGCAGGAGGTCCCCGGCGAGCTTAACGGGAGCGTTTTCGATTGCGTAACCGGCGGGCTCGGCGATGTCCATAGGCTCGTCGCAAGGTATCATTCGGCTGTGAAGGCGCTGGAAGGCGGCGGGGAGAAGGCGATAGCCGAGCTGGAGCGGGTACATCATGAGCTGGAGAGCAAAGGCGGCTGGCATGCCAACCAGCGGGTCGAAGGCGTATTATCAAGGCTCAAGCTCCCGGCTGACGCGGAGTTCTCACAGCTGTCCGGCGGATACAAAAGAAGGGCTCTCCTCGGCAGGGCGCTCGTGGCTGAACCTGACCTCCTTCTCCTGGATGAGCCGACAAACCACCTCGATATCGAATCTATAAACTGGCTCGAGGAGTTCCTTCTCGGGTACTGGGGGACTATTTTATTCATCACGCACGACAGGATGCTCGCTAAAAAGCTCGCTACCAGGATAATCGAGCTCGACAGGGGCAGGCTCATGAACTGGCAGTGCGGCTACGCCGATTACCTTGAGCGAAAAGAGTCGCTGCTGCATTCAGAGGCAAGGCAGAACGCCCTTTTCGACAAGAAGCTTGCCGAGGAAGAGGCTTGGGTGCGCCAGGGTATCAAGGCCCGCAGGACCCGGAACGAAGGCCGGGTCAGGGCGCTTGAGGAGATGCGCAGGCTACGCGTTGAGCGTAGAGAGCTTGAGGGCACGGCAAGGATAAGGTCGCAGGAGGCCGAGTTTTCAGGAAAGCTCGTAATAGAGGCCAAGGGGATAGGCTTTTCATACGAAGGCAGCGCCGCCGGTCCGGCTATAAAAGACTTTTCAACGCTCATTATGAGGGGTGACAAGATCGGCATCATAGGCCCGAACGGCTCTGGCAAGACGACTCTTTTAAAGCTCCTTCTGGGAAAGCTTGCCCCGGCTTCAGGGAGCGTCCGCCTTGGCACCCGCCTTGAGGTAGCCTATTTTGACCAGCACAGGTCGGTCCTCGACGAGGAAAGGACGGTCCAGGAGAATATAGGGGATGGCAACAGCCAGATAATGATAGACGGCGAGGCGCGCCATGTCATAGGTTATCTACAGGATTTTCTCTTCTCGCCTGACAGGGCTCGGACCCCGGTCAAGGCGCTCTCAGGCGGGGAGAGGAACAGGCTTATGCTCGCGAAACTTTTCGCCAGGCCATCAAACCTCCTTGTAATGGACGAGCCAACGAACGACCTCGACGTCGAAACCCTCGACCTTCTCGAAGACCTCCTTGTGGAATATCAGGGGACGGTCCTCCTTGTAAGCCATGACAGGACGTTTTTGAATAACGTGGTAACGAGCACGATAGTATTCGAAAGAGGCGATTTGAACGAATATATAGGCGGATATGACGACTGGCTTCGCCAGAGGCCGGCGGAGTCGGACGCAGGCGGCGTAAAGAACGTCAAAAAGGAAAAGCCTAAGAAGGAACGGGGCGCTAAGCTGAGTTTTAAGGAAGAGAGGGAACTAAGCGAGCTGCCTGAGAGGATAGAGGCCATCGAGGCCGAGGAGCAGGCCCTTTACAAAGAGATGTCCGATCCTGCCTTCTACAGGCAGGGCGTCCAAACACAGGCCTCTGCCAAGGTGCGCATGGAAGAGATAGAGGAGCTCCTTAAGGCCTTATATCTGAGATGGGAGGAGCTTGAGGCCGTAAAATAA
- a CDS encoding two-component system response regulator encodes MAKTVMVVDDSVSIRQVMNLTLKRAGYDVVEACDGSDALGKLDGQRVSLIVCDVNMPNMDGISFLKSLKERQSHRFTPVIMLTTESQESKKQEGKAAGAKAWVVKPFKPEQMLEAVAKLILP; translated from the coding sequence ATGGCTAAGACTGTAATGGTTGTTGATGACTCGGTTTCAATAAGGCAGGTGATGAACCTGACCCTTAAAAGGGCCGGGTACGATGTCGTAGAGGCGTGCGACGGATCGGACGCGCTCGGGAAGCTCGATGGCCAGAGGGTAAGCCTCATCGTATGCGACGTGAACATGCCTAACATGGACGGCATCTCGTTCCTTAAATCTCTGAAGGAAAGGCAGAGCCACAGGTTCACTCCCGTGATAATGCTCACCACCGAGTCGCAGGAATCCAAAAAGCAGGAAGGCAAGGCCGCCGGGGCAAAGGCATGGGTCGTGAAGCCCTTCAAGCCGGAGCAGATGCTCGAAGCCGTAGCCAAACTGATACTGCCCTGA
- a CDS encoding chemotaxis protein CheR, with product MECAADLHGHELFQAPGLKRLSDDDFQRLSSFIHKELGIKMPPAKKALLESRLQKRLRALGLKGFTEYCDLLFSPEGLSRELVQMLDLVTTNKTDFFRESHHFDFLSRTVLPVIISETGPFVSVWSAGCSTGEEPYTISMVMSDFASSQPSIGLDFSVLATDISTRVLEYACKGVYKEERIAPVPEAVKRRYFLRSKDSSRELVRVCPEIRGKARFTRLNLMDETFPIEGRLDIIFCRNVIIYFNKETQERLFSKFCEYLRPGGYLFLGHSETLSGLGLPLKKVAASVYVRY from the coding sequence ATGGAATGCGCGGCAGACCTTCATGGTCATGAACTCTTTCAGGCTCCGGGCCTCAAAAGGCTCTCTGACGATGATTTCCAGCGCTTAAGCTCTTTTATCCATAAAGAGCTCGGTATAAAGATGCCGCCGGCGAAAAAGGCGCTCCTGGAATCGAGGCTTCAGAAGCGCCTGCGCGCCCTCGGGCTAAAGGGCTTTACAGAGTACTGCGACCTGCTTTTCAGCCCTGAGGGGCTCTCTCGCGAGCTGGTCCAGATGCTCGACCTGGTCACCACCAACAAGACCGATTTTTTCAGGGAGTCGCATCATTTTGATTTTCTCTCCCGCACCGTCCTGCCGGTGATCATCTCCGAGACGGGCCCTTTCGTCTCGGTCTGGAGCGCGGGGTGCTCAACAGGCGAGGAACCCTATACCATATCGATGGTCATGAGCGATTTCGCCTCAAGCCAACCTTCGATCGGCCTCGATTTCTCGGTCCTGGCTACCGATATTTCCACGAGGGTCCTTGAATATGCCTGCAAAGGCGTCTACAAGGAGGAGCGGATAGCGCCTGTGCCTGAGGCCGTGAAAAGGCGGTATTTCCTGAGGAGCAAAGACAGCTCCAGAGAGCTTGTGAGGGTCTGTCCTGAGATAAGGGGGAAGGCCAGGTTCACGAGGCTCAATCTGATGGACGAGACCTTTCCCATCGAGGGAAGGCTCGACATCATTTTCTGCAGGAACGTTATAATCTATTTCAACAAGGAGACGCAGGAGCGGCTCTTCAGCAAATTCTGTGAATACCTAAGGCCCGGAGGCTATCTTTTTCTGGGCCATTCAGAGACGCTCTCAGGGCTTGGGCTGCCGCTCAAGAAGGTGGCGGCGTCCGTTTACGTAAGATACTGA